In the genome of Gadus morhua chromosome 14, gadMor3.0, whole genome shotgun sequence, one region contains:
- the LOC115559039 gene encoding ATP-dependent DNA helicase PIF1-like, whose translation MVSKYLFAYVDMRLKQIKGNQRPFGGMSVLAVGDFYQLPPVRQSKPLCVYDPTRIDLWRDQFQIITLTEIMRQKDDVAFAETLNRIRVKEKDDVLSGQDKALLSQAVTVPALCPKDILHIFATNKQVDAHNSTTLALFHSDIMKIDAHDYKKDPKTGRMAKQATPFHGNNRELADSLKLAIGARVMLTRNVNVQSGLCNGTFACIAEIVISDDGPHVSKLGLELDVSRNPNNVSAADNIVYIERDEENLKQRGVVRRQFPLKLAFACTIHKVQGMTKSSAAVSLKHIFEPGMAYVALSRVTSLSGLHILDLDEKKIYANPEVLTGLASMTEASLQHIMPLFHISVTLNRQDVLTVIHHNTEGLPAHVADIKSHHELCLADVLCLTETHLQGSFVSENIHLEGYTLFHRNRNVSYTNCPHISNKNGGGVAIYVRNHIRVSEKRYIQNATDIEFTVIKLEAPFIALIAAVYRPPSYSVHLFLKNLQSLLDSLEVMDHHPIIVCGDFNENLLSGANKPIYELFRAKGYAQLITAATTDKNTLLDSIYISRPQRCLHSGVLQSYYSYHNPVYCTLTSENV comes from the coding sequence ATGGTCTCAAAGTATCTGTTTGCCTACGTAGACATGCGATTGAAACAAATTAAGGGAAATCAAAGACCTTTTGGTGGAATGTCAGTTCTCGCCGTCGGAGATTTTTATCAACTTCCCCCGGTCAGACAGTCAAAACCGCTGTGCGTGTACGATCCCACTCGAATCGACCTCTGGCGTGACCAATTTCAGATAATCACATTGACGGAGATCATGCGCCAGAAAGACGATGTCGCTTTTGCCGAGACGCTAAACCGCATCCGCGTCAAAGAGAAAGATGATGTATTGTCAGGACAGGACAAAGCTTTGCTCTCACAGGCTGTCACGGTTCCAGCACTCTGTCCAAAAGACATACTGCATATTTTTGCCACAAACAAACAGGTTGATGCCCATAATTCAACAACGCTAGCGCTGTTTCACTCGGACATCATGAAGATAGATGCCCACGACTATAAGAAAGATCCCAAAACTGGAAGAATGGCAAAACAAGCTACACCTTTTCACGGGAACAACCGAGAGCTCGCTGACTCATTGAAACTTGCCATTGGTGCACGCGTCATGCTTACCAGAAACGTCAATGTTCAGTCTGGTCTGTGCAACGGAACTTTTGCGTGTATTGCGGAAATAGTGATCAGTGACGACGGTCCACATGTCAGTAAACTCGGTCTAGAACTGGATGTGTCGAGAAATCCCAACAATGTAAGTGCAGCTGACAATATTGTGTACAttgagagagacgaagagaatCTGAAGCAAAGGGGAGTGGTTCGCAGACAGTTTCctctaaaacttgcgtttgcgTGTACAATACACAAGGTTCAAGGTATGACCAAATCCTCAGCAGCAGTATCGCTAAAACACATCTTTGAACCCGGCATGGCCTATGTGGCTCTCAGCAGAGTAACTTCCCTCAGTGGACTACATATTCTCGATTTGgatgagaaaaaaatatatgccaATCCAGAAGTTCTCACAGGTCTTGCGAGCATGACAGAAGCTTCACTTCAGCACATTATGCCTCTATTTCATATCTCGGTGACATTAAACCGACAGGACGTTCTCACCGTCATCCATCATAACACCGAAGGACTACCGGCTCACGTCGCTGACATCAAAAGTCATCATGAACTTTGTCTCGCAGACGTCCTCTGTCTAACAGAAACTCACCTGCAAGGATCTTTTGTTTCCGAAAATATCCACTTGGAAGGTTACACGTTGTTTCACCGTAATAGGAATGTCTCTTACACAAACTGCCCtcacatttcaaacaaaaatggTGGCGGAGTTGCTATTTATGTGAGAAACCACATCCGAGTCAGTGAAAAACGCTACATACAGAACGCTACAGATATCGAGTTTACCGTCATTAAACTAGAAGCCCCGTTCATTGCACTGATTGCTGCCGTCTACAGGCCTCCGAGCTACAGTGTGCACTTATTTCTAAAAAATTTGCAAAGCCTTTTAGATTCACTCGAAGTCATGGATCATCACCCAATCATAGTGTGCGGAGACTTCAATGAAAATCTGTTGTCCGGTGCAAACAAGCCGATTTATGAACTGTTTCGTGCTAAAGGTTACGCGCAACTTATCACCGCTGCTACCACGGATAAAAATACACTGTTGGACAGCATTTACATCTCCCGACCGCAGCGATGTCTCCATTCTGGTGTCCTACAATCGTATTACAGCTACCACAATCCTGTTTACTGTACACTAACAtcagaaaatgtataa